One window of the Salvia splendens isolate huo1 chromosome 1, SspV2, whole genome shotgun sequence genome contains the following:
- the LOC121794172 gene encoding uncharacterized protein LOC121794172, whose protein sequence is MAAAAAAAAPPPNFSPFTPPPSKSDSNALFKSLIIVFLLLAIPLFPSQAPAFIPPTVFAGFWEIIHLLFIGIAVSYGLFARRAFQFVPDKSATDSYLSGISHITSIFDHGYENDMLPDNYANCGDYQFLGNDECVAVPSGVKIRSLVRDGEDEGGGDRAWHSRYTKGESLVVVSNAKCFVGGSSDFKPLNLPIRSLRSRAMDSTDSDEKEFKNGNEFSCNKYEAKGNDDINDDDDDAARAVVKIRGMVPVNLDKRFEEVAGRSTSPIPWCSRSGRVEDEEDVSKLPAHSRPHSVGEFEFEHLKSRRPLRGWKFSSTPELRSSKVENLERERVFAASHSKADSIDSDPFSNSASSDMDSVGDLENSLESSSVEEEVRKGKQAIESLESDVKSSPLSKVPARAKSVRTIKPKRYDINQKEHCPNRGEGRVGRRFIKSEVVNSLIKGREEPEIPPDHQNQEYGRIFSMPKPKPTLPEVQSEEKHDVDDLSSTKSVDGEIWFDKTSAKDETRPSIDTDGELGSEVDRKADEFIAKFREQIRCQKASTSSVEGHSGW, encoded by the coding sequence atggcagcagcagcagcagcagcagcgccACCGCCCAATTTCTCTCCCTTCACACCTCCACCAAGTAAGTCCGATTCAAACGCCCTCTTCAAATCCCTCATTATCGTCTTTCTCCTTCTCGCCATTCCGCTATTTCCTTCCCAAGCCCCCGCCTTCATCCCTCCAACCGTCTTCGCCGGTTTCTGGGAGATTATCCACCTCCTCTTCATCGGAATCGCCGTCTCCTACGGCCTCTTCGCCAGACGAGCTTTTCAATTCGTCCCCGATAAATCTGCAACCGACTCCTATTTATCTGGGATTTCTCACATTACTTCAATTTTCGACCATGGGTATGAAAATGATATGTTGCCTGATAATTATGCTAATTGTGGTGATTATCAGTTTTTAGGAAATGATGAATGTGTAGCAGTGCCTAGTGGTGTAAAGATTAGATCTTTAGTGCGGGATGGTGAGGATGAGGGGGGTGGGGATCGAGCGTGGCACTCGCGTTATACGAAAGGTGAATCTTTGGTAGTTGTCTCTAATGCTAAGTGTTTTGTTGGTGGAAGCTCTGATTTTAAGCCATTGAATTTGCCCATTAGGAGTTTGAGGTCAAGAGCTATGGATAGTACTGATAGTGATGAGAAAGAATTCAAAAATGGGAATGAGTTTAGTTGTAACAAATATGAGGCTAAGGGAAATGATGAtattaatgatgatgatgatgatgctgcTAGGGCTGTTGTTAAGATTAGGGGTATGGTTCCTGTGAATTTGGACAAGAGGTTTGAGGAAGTTGCTGGGCGATCAACGAGCCCAATCCCTTGGTGCTCGAGATCGGGGAGGGTGGAAGATGAGGAGGATGTTTCCAAGCTACCTGCACATAGTAGGCCTCACTCTGTTGGGGAATTTGAGTTTGAGCATCTCAAGTCTAGGAGGCCACTTCGTGGTTGGAAGTTTTCGAGTACTCCTGAGTTGAGAAGCTCGAAAGTCGAAAATTTGGAGAGGGAAAGGGTGTTTGCTGCCTCACATTCGAAAGCAGACTCCATAGATTCTGACCCCTTTAGCAATAGTGCTTCCTCGGACATGGACAGTGTTGGGGATTTGGAAAACAGCCTTGAAAGCTCTAGTGTTGAAGAGGAAGTGAGAAAAGGTAAACAAGCTATTGAATCTTTGGAAAGTGATGTGAAGTCATCACCCCTTTCTAAGGTTCCAGCGAGAGCTAAGTCGGTTAGGACAATCAAACCAAAGAGATACGACATAAATCAGAAGGAGCATTGCCCTAATCGAGGTGAAGGCAGGGTTGGGAGGAGGTTCATCAAATCTGAAGTAGTGAATTCTTTGATTAAAGGAAGAGAAGAACCGGAAATTCCCCCTGACCATCAAAACCAAGAATATGGTCGTATATTCTCTATGCCGAAGCCAAAACCAACTCTTCCTGAGGTCCAGAGTGAAGAGAAACATGATGTTGATGACCTTAGTTCTACTAAGTCTGTAGATGGAGAGATATGGTTTGACAAGACTTCGGCCAAGGATGAAACTCGACCTAGCATTGACACTGATGGAGAACTTGGGAGTGAAGTTGATAGAAAGGCTGATGAGTTTATAGCCAAGTTCAGAGAGCAAATAAGGTGCCAAAAGGCTTCAACTTCATCTGTGGAAGGTCACAGTGGCTGGTAG
- the LOC121794179 gene encoding homeobox-leucine zipper protein HAT3-like: MSSSRDDGLGLSLSLRCPENHSHDSPPPPPPPPAAAPFPLNLFRSPLPFMQQHKPSPPDAFHHSTDGNMEARSIFRGIDVNRAITVIDCDEEVMVSSPNSTVSSLSGKRSEREENDGERATSSLEIDDDGADAAGRKKLRLSKEQAAVLEETFMEHNTLNPKQKTALAKQLNLRPRQVEVWFQNRRARTKLKQTEVDCEYLRRCCENLTEENRRLQKEVSELRALKLSPQFYMNMSPPTTLTMCPQCERVAVTSAAQRPPPR, encoded by the exons atgTCAAGCTCCAGAGATGATGGGTTAGGTTTGAGCTTGAGCCTGAGATGCCCGGAGAATCACAGTCATgattctcctcctcctcctcctccgcccccCGCCGCCGCCCCTTTTCCGTTGAATCTGTTTAGGTCTCCTTTGCCCTTTATGCAGCAGCATAAACCCTCACCACCTGATGCTTTTCACCATTCTACTg ATGGGAATATGGAGGCGAGGTCCATATTCCGAGGAATCGATGTGAACAGAGCGATAACAGTGATCGACTGCGACGAGGAGGTGATGGTTTCGTCTCCCAACAGCACGGTGTCGAGCCTCAGCGGGAAGAGGAGCGAGAGAGAGGAGAACGACGGCGAGAGGGCCACCAGCTCCCTCGAGATCGACGATGACGGCGCCGACGCCGCCGGCAGAAAGAAGCTCCGCCTCTCCAAGGAGCAGGCCGCCGTCCTTGAAGAGACCTTCATGGAGCACAACACTCTCAATCCG AAGCAGAAAACGGCTTTGGCGAAGCAGCTGAATCTGAGGCCGAGGCAGGTGGAGGTGTGGTTCCAGAACAGAAGGGCGAGGACAAAGCTCAAACAAACGGAGGTCGACTGTGAGTATCTGCGGCGGTGCTGTGAGAATCTGACGGAGGAGAACAGACGGCTGCAGAAGGAGGTGAGTGAGCTGAGGGCGTTGAAGCTTTCCCCTCAATTCTACATGAACATGAGCCCTCCCACCACCCTCACCATGTGCCCCCAGTGCGAGCGCGTCGCCGTCACCTCCGCCGCCCAGAGGCCGCCGCCGAGATAA